In one window of Canis aureus isolate CA01 chromosome 36, VMU_Caureus_v.1.0, whole genome shotgun sequence DNA:
- the AKAP19 gene encoding small membrane A-kinase anchor protein: MGCMKSKQTFPFPTTFESEKQHASEESFMSEERFLPRMPSPDTVRKEAKEPPAPKIVIFEFAHRLSQEILSDALKQWAGENIKYYDIPYIESEGP, encoded by the coding sequence ATGGGCTGCATGAAATCAAAGCAAACTTTCCCATTTCCCACCACATTTGAGAGCGAGAAGCAACATGCAAGTGAAGAAAGCTTCATGTCCGAAGAGAGATTCCTACCCAGGATGCCTTCCCCAGATACCGTCAGAAAGGAAGCGAAGGAACCACCAGCGCCTAAAATTGTGATTTTCGAATTTGCACACCGCCTATCCCAGGAGATCTTGAGTGACGCCTTGAAGCAGTGGGCAGGCGAGAACATCAAGTACTATGACATCCCATACATTGAGAGTGAAGGGCCATGA